Proteins encoded within one genomic window of Dyadobacter chenhuakuii:
- a CDS encoding TrmH family RNA methyltransferase has translation MLSKNRIKYINSLKIKKYRQLHQSFIVEGAKSVLELLDSDFNIEFVLITQEFQQKYASILSRHQTITETVTMQELEGLGSFQTNDSCLAVAKTKQNEFLSPANSEYVLVLDDVRDPGNLGSIIRIADWYGIKKIICSNDSTDVYNPKVIAASKGSFTRIDLFYTDLTSYLAENAAGKPVIGAFLGGESLYDFSFAQSGGYIVMGNESNGIGNAVEAFVTNKITIPRVGEAESLNVGIATAVMLDNLRRQINVPA, from the coding sequence ATGCTGTCAAAAAATCGTATAAAGTATATTAACTCGCTTAAAATCAAGAAGTACAGGCAGCTTCACCAATCTTTTATTGTGGAAGGTGCCAAGAGTGTGCTGGAATTGCTGGATTCCGATTTTAACATTGAATTTGTGTTAATAACGCAGGAATTTCAGCAAAAATACGCAAGTATTTTAAGCAGGCATCAAACTATCACAGAAACGGTAACGATGCAGGAACTGGAAGGTCTTGGATCTTTTCAAACCAACGATTCCTGCCTGGCTGTTGCTAAAACGAAGCAAAATGAATTTTTGTCTCCCGCAAATTCAGAATATGTGCTCGTTTTGGACGACGTCCGCGATCCGGGAAATCTCGGTTCTATCATTAGAATCGCGGATTGGTATGGTATCAAAAAAATCATTTGTTCCAATGACTCAACGGACGTTTACAACCCCAAAGTGATTGCCGCTAGCAAAGGCTCATTTACGCGGATTGATCTGTTTTACACAGACCTGACTTCCTATCTGGCCGAAAATGCTGCTGGAAAACCGGTAATAGGCGCTTTTCTGGGTGGCGAATCGCTGTACGATTTTAGTTTTGCCCAATCCGGAGGTTACATTGTCATGGGTAACGAGTCGAATGGGATTGGCAATGCGGTTGAAGCATTTGTAACCAATAAAATTACAATTCCGCGGGTAGGAGAGGCAGAATCATTGAATGTAGGCATTGCGACGGCGGTCATGCTGGATAATCTCAGGCGGCAGATTAATGTTCCGGCTTAG
- a CDS encoding queuosine precursor transporter: MSLENISNQEAKRQRLFLLLCGIFLTNALIAEIIGGKIFSVETLLGIAPAQLPIGGQKLDFNMTAGVINWPVVFITSDIINEYFGRKGVKRISFLTACFIAYTFITVLAATNLPPAQFWLDINNTDKAGNVFNINDAFSKIFNQGLGIMIGSIVAFLLGQLLDVSVFSWLRRKTGSKYIWLRATGSTMFSQLVDSFVVITIAFYVFGNWDLNQIFAVGTINYLYKGVVAILLTPLLYVAHYFIDGYLGKEYAEELSHKAAHE, from the coding sequence GCGCTGATCGCTGAGATCATAGGGGGAAAGATATTTTCGGTAGAAACGCTGCTCGGCATTGCGCCGGCGCAGTTGCCGATCGGAGGACAAAAACTGGATTTCAACATGACGGCCGGTGTGATCAACTGGCCTGTCGTTTTTATTACTTCGGACATTATCAATGAATATTTCGGCAGAAAAGGGGTGAAACGCATCTCATTTCTGACCGCCTGCTTCATTGCCTACACATTCATCACGGTGCTCGCGGCGACAAATCTGCCACCGGCGCAATTCTGGCTGGACATTAACAACACAGACAAAGCGGGCAATGTTTTCAATATCAATGATGCATTTTCCAAGATCTTTAACCAGGGACTCGGCATAATGATCGGCTCGATCGTTGCGTTTTTGCTGGGACAGCTGCTCGACGTTTCGGTTTTTTCCTGGCTGCGCAGAAAAACGGGCAGCAAATACATCTGGCTCAGGGCAACGGGTTCTACGATGTTTTCACAGCTGGTGGACAGCTTCGTGGTGATCACCATCGCCTTTTACGTATTTGGAAACTGGGACCTGAACCAGATATTTGCGGTCGGCACCATTAATTATTTATACAAAGGCGTTGTCGCGATCCTGCTGACGCCGCTGCTCTACGTTGCCCATTATTTTATCGATGGCTATCTTGGCAAAGAATATGCGGAAGAGCTTTCGCATAAAGCTGCTCATGAATAA